A genomic stretch from Falco cherrug isolate bFalChe1 chromosome 3, bFalChe1.pri, whole genome shotgun sequence includes:
- the AGMAT gene encoding agmatinase, mitochondrial → MRTLLWAGCSQLLPREAGPHARKLAAVAAPRCGPWPSPVLATSGSSPSASPGHRAPRRWASRFNIPPSALSVARPAGVCSMMKLPVQGSAEGLDAAFVGVPLDTGTSNRPGARFGPRQIRAESAMVRRYNASTGAAPFDSLQVADIGDVNVNLYNLPDSCRFIRESYQKIVASGCVPLTLGGDHTITYPILQAVAEKHGPVGLVHVDAHTDTGDRALGEKIYHGTPFRRCVEEGLLDCSRVVQIGIRGSSYDPDPYQYCREQGFRVVLAEECWLKSLGPLMEEVRKQMGEQPVYITFDIDGLDPAYAPGTGTPEVAGLTPAQALEIIRGCKGLNLVGCDLVEVAPMYDISGNTALLAANLLFEMLCALPRVQTVRGQLPPAPGATRL, encoded by the exons ATGAGGAccctgctctgggctggctgcagccagctgctgccccgGGAAGCCGGGCCCCACGCTCGCAAGCTGGCTGCGGTGGCCGCCCCACGCTGCGGCCCCTGGCCCTCGCCTGTTCTGGCCACCTCTGGCTCCTCGCCCAGCGCGTCCCCAGGGCACAGGGCCCCTCGCCGCTGGGCCTCGCGGTTCAACATTCCCCCCAGTGCCCTCTCGGTGGCCCGGCCCGCGGGCGTCTGCTCTATGATGAAACTGCCCGTTCAGGGGTCGGCAGAGGGACTGGACGCAGCTTTCGTTGGTGTCCCTCTGGACACGGGCACGTCCAACCGGCCAGGAGCCAG GTTTGGCCCACGTCAGATCCGGGCTGAGTCGGCGATGGTGAGGAGATACAACGCCAGCACGGGGGCAGCGCCTTTCGACTCCCTGCAGGTGGCTGACATCGGCGACGTGAACGTGAACCTCTACAACCTACCCGACAGCTGCCGCTTCATCCGAGAGTCCTACCAGAAGATCGTGGCCTCCGGCTGTGTGCCCCTCACCTTGG GTGGAGATCACACCATAACCTACCCCATCCTGCAGGCTGTGGCAGAAAA GCATGGTCCCGTGGGACTGGTGCATGTGGATGCTCACACCGACACCGGGGACAGAGCCCTGGGGGAGAAGATCTACCACGGGACCCCATTCCGGCGCTGCGTGGAGGAAGGGCTGCTGGACTGCAGCCGCGTGGTGCAGATCGGCATCCGAGGCTCCTCTTATGACCCCGACCCTTACCAGTACTGCCGGGAACAG GGGTTCCGGGTGGTCCTGGCTGAAGAGTGCTGGCTGAAGTCCCTGGGGCCACTGATGGAGGAGGTGAGGAAGCAGATGGGGGAGCAGCCGGTGTACATCACTTTTGATATCGATGGGCTGGACCCTGCCTATGCCCCTGGCACCGGGACACCGGAGGTGGCTGGGCTCACACCCGCACAG gctcTGGAGATTATTCGTGGCTGCAAAGGACTGAACTTAGTGGGATGTGACCTCGTCGAAGTTGCACCCATGTACGACATCTCTG GGAATACAGCCCTCCTGGCGGCGAATCTACTGTTCGAGATGCTGTGCGCCCTCCCCCGAGTGCAGACAGTGCGAGGGCAGCTCCCACCTGCCCCAGGGGCAACGCGGCTCTGA